One genomic segment of Mesoterricola silvestris includes these proteins:
- the infA gene encoding translation initiation factor IF-1: protein MSKEEAIELEATVVESLPNAVFRVELENKHQVLAHISGKMRKNFIRILPGDRVLVEVTPYDLSRGRIIYRFK, encoded by the coding sequence TTGAGCAAAGAAGAAGCCATTGAGCTCGAAGCCACAGTGGTGGAGTCCTTGCCCAATGCCGTGTTCCGGGTCGAGTTGGAAAACAAGCACCAGGTACTGGCCCACATCAGCGGCAAAATGCGGAAGAACTTCATCCGCATCCTCCCGGGCGACCGGGTCCTGGTGGAAGTCACGCCCTACGATCTCAGCCGTGGCCGGATCATCTACCGATTCAAGTAA
- the rpmJ gene encoding 50S ribosomal protein L36 yields the protein MKVRPSIKKLCEHCKVVRREGINRIICKKNPKHKQRQG from the coding sequence ATGAAAGTCAGGCCCTCTATCAAGAAGCTGTGCGAGCACTGCAAGGTGGTCCGCCGCGAAGGCATCAACCGGATCATCTGCAAGAAGAATCCCAAGCACAAGCAGCGCCAAGGCTAA
- the rpsM gene encoding 30S ribosomal protein S13, with amino-acid sequence MARIAGIDLPIAKRIEIALTYIYGIGRPKAQSILTRAKVDFSTKVRDLTEDEVGRIRRVITAEETVEGDLRKNIGLDIKRLMDIGCYRGLRHRKGLPVRGQRTHTNARTRKGKRKTVAGKKK; translated from the coding sequence ATGGCACGCATCGCAGGCATCGATCTGCCAATTGCCAAGCGCATCGAGATCGCGCTCACGTACATCTATGGCATCGGTCGCCCCAAGGCTCAGAGCATTCTGACCCGGGCCAAGGTGGACTTCAGCACCAAGGTGCGGGATCTCACCGAGGACGAGGTCGGGCGCATCCGTCGCGTCATCACGGCCGAAGAGACCGTGGAAGGCGATCTGCGCAAGAACATCGGACTGGACATCAAGCGCCTCATGGACATCGGTTGCTACCGGGGGCTCCGCCACCGGAAGGGGCTCCCCGTCCGTGGACAGCGCACTCACACCAACGCGCGCACCCGCAAGGGCAAGCGCAAGACCGTGGCCGGCAAGAAGAAGTAA
- the rpsK gene encoding 30S ribosomal protein S11: MAKTQSKTAGKKVVKKKEKKNVPHGVAHIQASFNNTIISISDPMGNMLSWASSGNQNFRGTRKGTPFAAQIAAGVAAEAAKEQGIRSVDVRVKGPGAGRESAIRALNAAGISVTSIRDVTPIPHNGCRPPKRRRV, translated from the coding sequence ATGGCAAAGACTCAGTCAAAGACCGCCGGCAAGAAGGTGGTCAAGAAAAAAGAAAAGAAGAACGTCCCCCACGGCGTGGCGCACATCCAGGCCTCGTTCAACAACACCATCATTTCCATCTCTGACCCCATGGGGAACATGCTCAGCTGGGCGTCCTCCGGCAACCAGAACTTCCGGGGCACCCGGAAGGGAACGCCCTTCGCCGCGCAGATCGCGGCGGGCGTCGCCGCCGAAGCCGCCAAGGAACAGGGCATCCGCAGTGTGGATGTCCGCGTGAAGGGACCCGGGGCTGGCCGCGAAAGCGCCATCCGCGCCCTGAACGCCGCCGGCATTTCCGTGACCAGCATCCGCGACGTCACCCCCATTCCCCACAATGGCTGCCGCCCCCCCAAGCGGCGCCGGGTTTAA
- the rpsD gene encoding 30S ribosomal protein S4, with amino-acid sequence MARYQDAVCRLCRREGMKLYLKGERCFKEKCSFETRKGKIPGQHGAAKAKKPTGYALQLREKQKVKRIYGVLEKQFRLYFERAESKKGVTGHNLLSFLESRLDNVVFRLGFAPSRAAARQMVMHGHILVNGKRCDIPSYQTKSGQSIEISVKAQANDFVKSSLETAAGRGIPQWLTLDAGAFKGSVIAVPKREDVPLDINEQLIVELYSK; translated from the coding sequence ATGGCTCGATATCAAGACGCCGTCTGCCGCCTCTGCCGTCGCGAGGGCATGAAGCTCTATCTCAAGGGTGAGCGCTGCTTCAAGGAGAAGTGCTCCTTCGAGACCCGCAAGGGCAAGATTCCCGGCCAGCACGGGGCCGCCAAGGCCAAGAAGCCCACCGGCTACGCCCTCCAGCTTCGCGAGAAGCAGAAGGTCAAGCGCATCTACGGCGTGCTGGAAAAGCAGTTCCGCCTCTATTTCGAACGTGCCGAATCCAAGAAGGGCGTGACGGGCCACAACCTGCTCTCCTTCCTGGAAAGCCGTCTCGACAACGTTGTCTTCCGGCTCGGGTTCGCCCCCAGCCGCGCCGCCGCTCGCCAGATGGTGATGCACGGCCACATCCTGGTCAATGGCAAGCGCTGCGATATTCCCAGCTACCAGACCAAGAGCGGCCAGAGCATCGAGATCTCGGTCAAGGCCCAGGCCAACGATTTCGTGAAGTCCTCCCTGGAAACCGCGGCTGGCCGCGGAATTCCCCAGTGGCTCACCCTCGACGCCGGCGCCTTCAAGGGCTCCGTCATCGCGGTTCCCAAGCGGGAAGATGTTCCTCTTGACATCAACGAGCAGCTGATCGTCGAACTCTACAGCAAGTAA
- a CDS encoding DNA-directed RNA polymerase subunit alpha produces the protein MLNISDFQRPRFAEVSASSKTGSYGEFVAYPFERGFATTCGHSLRRVLLSSIQGAAVTNVRIKGVQHEFTAMPGVWEDITHILLNLKEIPFKLHSSQPQIVTISHKGEGVVTSGSIRCNQNVEVMNPDVHIATLGEDGELEMEIQVSMGRGFVTADRNLDEKLGLGFIPLDSNHSPITRVNYIVEPARVGHSTDYEKLTLQVWTNGTVDPKDAVSDSALILREHFLIFARQDEDAVETEQGATILTTEGVNGMLGKSVEELELSVRANNCLRNANITTIGELVQRTEAELMKTKNFGKKSLQEIKDELARIGLSLGMRIEQEV, from the coding sequence ATGCTGAACATCAGCGATTTCCAGAGGCCGCGTTTCGCGGAGGTCAGTGCGAGCTCCAAGACGGGTTCGTACGGCGAGTTTGTCGCCTATCCCTTCGAACGCGGTTTCGCCACCACCTGCGGCCATTCCCTTCGCCGGGTGCTGCTCAGCAGCATCCAGGGCGCGGCCGTCACCAACGTACGGATCAAGGGCGTGCAGCACGAGTTCACGGCCATGCCCGGCGTGTGGGAGGACATCACCCACATCCTCCTGAACCTCAAGGAAATCCCTTTCAAGCTTCATTCCTCCCAGCCCCAGATCGTGACCATCAGCCACAAGGGCGAAGGCGTGGTGACCTCCGGGTCCATCCGCTGCAACCAGAACGTGGAAGTGATGAATCCCGACGTGCACATCGCCACCCTGGGCGAGGACGGGGAACTTGAGATGGAAATCCAGGTCTCCATGGGCCGGGGTTTCGTCACCGCCGACCGCAACCTGGACGAGAAGCTGGGCCTGGGGTTCATCCCCCTGGATTCCAACCACAGCCCCATCACCCGCGTGAACTACATCGTCGAGCCCGCCCGCGTGGGCCACAGCACGGACTACGAGAAGCTGACCCTCCAGGTGTGGACGAACGGCACGGTCGATCCCAAGGACGCCGTGAGCGATTCCGCCCTGATCCTCCGGGAGCACTTCCTCATCTTCGCCCGCCAGGACGAGGATGCCGTGGAAACCGAGCAGGGCGCCACGATCCTCACCACCGAGGGCGTGAACGGCATGCTGGGCAAGTCGGTCGAGGAACTGGAACTGTCCGTCAGGGCCAACAACTGCCTGCGCAACGCCAATATCACCACCATCGGTGAGCTGGTGCAGCGCACGGAAGCGGAACTGATGAAGACGAAGAACTTCGGCAAGAAGTCGCTCCAGGAGATCAAGGACGAGCTCGCTCGCATCGGCCTCTCCCTCGGCATGCGCATCGAACAAGAAGTCTAA
- the rplQ gene encoding 50S ribosomal protein L17 encodes MRHNVTGKRLGRTTNQRKALMKGLAISIIEHERLQTTLVKAKELRKFVEPFITLGRKDTVANRRLAMARLGSKKAVEKLFSEEFSARFVGRPGGFTRILKTDHRLGDAADMAIIELVDYVLPEPKEAEATAE; translated from the coding sequence ATGCGTCACAATGTCACCGGCAAGCGCCTTGGCCGTACCACCAACCAGCGCAAAGCCCTCATGAAGGGTCTCGCCATCTCGATCATCGAGCATGAGCGCCTCCAGACCACCCTCGTGAAGGCCAAGGAACTCCGCAAGTTCGTGGAGCCCTTCATCACCCTGGGCCGCAAGGACACCGTCGCCAACCGTCGCCTCGCGATGGCCCGCCTGGGCAGCAAGAAGGCCGTGGAGAAGCTCTTCTCCGAGGAATTCTCCGCTCGCTTCGTCGGCCGTCCCGGCGGCTTCACCCGCATCCTCAAGACGGACCACCGCCTGGGCGATGCCGCGGACATGGCGATCATCGAGCTCGTGGATTACGTCCTGCCCGAGCCCAAGGAAGCCGAAGCCACCGCGGAATAA